One Lagenorhynchus albirostris chromosome 7, mLagAlb1.1, whole genome shotgun sequence genomic window, TCTGGGCAGGACCGGGAGGGTAGCCGTGAAGCTCGGTCGGCAGCGTGTGAGGGCCGCGGGCTGGGGGAGGGCGACGGGGACCCGGCCTGACTCCTTCCCTTCCCGCAGCCGCCATGTtcaaccagcagcagcagcagcagctccagcAGCTCCAGCAGCAGCAGTTGCTGCAGCTCCAGCAGCTGCTCCAGCAGTCCCCACCGCAGGCCCCACTGCCCATGGCCGTCAGCAGGTAAGCTCCCCACTGGAGGGGTGGGCGGCTCTAGACCTGCCCCTCTGACCCATGCCTTGGAGACCTCCTCCCAGCCCTTTCTCTCAGGAGCATCCCTGTCTGAGCCCTGGAGGTCATCAATTCCCACCCTAAGGGGATGCTCTGTCTGCAGTAGAGGGGGGCAGAGAATGGAGGTGAGGGGtctcagggaagagggagggttTGACTCTCCCCAGAGCCCTCTGACACTGCTCTCAACACACAGGGGGCTCCCCCAGCAGCAGCCACAGCAGCAGCTCCTGAATCTCCAGGGCACCAACTCAGCCTCCCTCCTCAACGGCTCTGTGCTGCAGAGAGCTTTGCTTCTGCAGCAGTTGCAAGGTATGACTGCGGGCCCTGTCTCGCTCCATCTTAGCGGGAGATCCCCAGCAGCCCCACGGCACTGAATCTCATCAAATCCACACAGTAACCCTGAGAGGGAGCTGTGTCAGCGTcctggtttacagatgaggacactgaggctccaGGAGGTGGAAGTCCCTAAGTTGCTCAACTGAATGCAGGTCTATCTGATCACAGAGGTGTACCCTTGGCCATGGTGTTAGCTCTGTGGGTGCTACTCAGCACAGTTTGCTGACATTCAGATTAGATGATATGATGGATGGCAAGATCTATTTTGACCACCCTCCTTTCTTTGCATcctatttgacagatgaggatgctgaggATGTCAGAGAAGGGAAGTCATTTGCCCTGGGTCACATAGCATCAGCAGTGGCTGAGCTAGACAGAGGCCTGGGCCTCCTGACCCCCTGGGTCTCTGAGTGGGTGTCTCTAGCCCTCTGTGTTAAGCCTGTGTCCTTACCTGAGTTTCCCCATGTGGAGAGCAGTCTTTCATCTCTTCCTTACAAGAAACTGCTCCCGATACCTTAGCCCCTGCAGGAGTAATCCAGGGGTCCAGAGACGTGGGGCCAGCTCATCTTCAGACCCAGCCTCTCCCGCACGGTAGCTGTGGCTTGCTGGCTGGTTCCTCAGGGATGGGCACTGTGCTGAGGCCCTGACAAACCCAATTCCTTGACTCTGCTGACAACCCTAAGGGGAGATACACTcatgatcccattttacagatgaagaaactgaggcccaggtgtTGATTAGTGGTCTTACTACAGAGCTATGTTCTGAGACACCAGGCTATCCTGCCTCCCAGCAGGGTATGCAGTCAGGTCAGAAGATGTGATGGTCATCACTCTTCAGCCCTCCTGGGGCCACATGGGTGTGGATGGTCCTGAGAGCTGGCTTATAAATGATAGATGATGAGTAGagagataaaaccacacacaGGGACccacaatgtatatatattttttcactttttcttactcattttaaaagtcatactcttcaggcttccctggtggcgcagtggttgagagtccgcctgccgatgcaggggacacgggttcgtgccccggtctgggaagatcccacatgccgcggagcggctgggcccgtgagccatggccgctaagcctgcgagtccggagcctgtgctccgcaatgggagaggccacaacagtgagaggcccgtgtatcgcaaaaagaaacaacaacaacaaaaaaaaacagaaacaaaataaaaaccaaaacaaaacaaaaaaacaacaacaaaaaaaacagaaacaaaataaaaaaaataaaaaaacaaaacaaacaaaaaaaacaaaacaaaaaaaacaaaataaaaaacaaaaataaaaaaaaaaacagaaacactcttCTCTTCAAAGAAgagtgaaagaaatattttaaaaagagtataaGAAAACCCAAATTGTCATATGCAGATTCACTCCTAAAGAAAAACCACCCTTTAAAGTGTTGGTGTATTTCCTCCCCTTTTTTTCTAGGCACAAACCTGGGGACTTGTATATGATTGTGGTTATTGATATAAGTGAAAGGCtgtatcttgtttctttttcactgAATATAGCGGCATGATCATTTACCAAATGATTTGAAAGTCTCTGTAAAGATTGTTTTTGAACAGCTGTTTAATATTCTGCTGGAGGTGTGTGCCCTTGTGTCCCTAAACTTTCtcagctgttttcttcttttcttttctttcttttttttttttttgctttaaataatgGAATGAATATCATGTTTCAGAATTTTCTCTTAGAATGGATTCCCAAAAGTAGAATGACTGGGTCAGGGGGGATGGGTATCTTATGGCTCTTGATAagtattgccaaattgctttcccaAAGGACTGGACCAGTTTGCAATGCCACCAGCCACATATGACAGTGCCGGTCTCACCATGCCCACGGCAACATTGGGTATTATactcttgatatatatatatatgtatatatacatctaaTCTACTAATTTGCTTGGCAAAAGCTATATCATTAATGTTTTAGTTTACATTTCTTGGAGTGCTAGTGCggttgaatattttatatttgtctgtTAAACATTTGTAATTCCTTTTGTGACTTGTCCATGtgctttgtctatttttcttttagattgtgCCACCttttatcttactgtttttaagAGCTCGTTAGCATTCTCTCTGcacgtatgtgtatatgtatttgttttaagTTAATGTTAATTAAACCCTTAGTAAATACCAGGCACACTTGtatatctcattgaatcctcatagAACATTGTGAGTCAAGCACtcttactatccccattttacagatgagggaactgaggctaaGAAGGGGAAactgatttgctcaaggtcacaggtcTTGTATTGTGGAGTCTGCATTTGAACCAGTTCTCCCAGCACATCTGACCCATGCACGCCCTTAACCCCTGTGCCTCCCATCCCAGCACTGGGTCAGGGATTTAAACTGTCCTTTATTGGGTCACACAATTCCCAGTGCTGGATCTCTGAGTCAGATGAGGTACCTGCCCTTAAGGAGTTCGCAGGGTGGTTAGGTGGTGGGCAATGGGAAGCAGACAAGGAAATTGTGCAGGTGGTCCTAGAACAGGGAAGCTGGGGCCTCTGGGGATACAGAGAGGGTCTGGGAAGGCCACCCAAAGGAGATCACCTAAAGAGAGGAATGAAGGATGATTGGGATGTAGAACAGTCCAGACAGAAGAAACAGCAtttgcaaaggcccagaggcaggcaGAGACCAGGCTTGTTTGAGGGATGCATGGGAGCATGTAGCTGGAATACAGTGGGCACGTGTGTGGGGAGAATTGCGAGAaaggaggtcagggaggagcGCAGGACTGGACCTTGCACGGTGAAGAATGGGCTTCGTTCCTGAGTATCAGGGAGCTATGGAAGGGCttaggcagggggaggggccaaGTCAGAATGTGGTTTTTGAAAGATCACTGTTTGCTGCTATCCAGTGCAAAATCTGTGGCTGAAATTCATACAGGGGATGAAGTGGCTTTGGAGGAAAGGGGGTGGTAGGAGTGGAGATTTGAAGAGGGGCCAGGCTAGACTGAGGAGAGGAGTAGGAGTCAGTGTTAATAGAATCTGGTGTCGGCTTGGATGGGGGAGGGTGAAGAGAGGGAGGAGTCAGGAAGATGCCCTGAATCCTCTCAGGTAGCCAGCTGTGGACAGCAGTGCCACTCCCAGAGACCCTGGACAAGCCACTCCTTCGCTTTGTGTCTCTATTTTGTCATCAGTAGAGAGGATAATGCTTACTCTGATGGTGGCTGGGCAGGGTGAGTGAAGCCATGCATAGAAAGTGCTTAGCAAGTGGCTGCTTCCCAGGAAACTTGATGAAGGGTAGCTTCTATTGGTAGGAGAGTGTCGTCTTATTCCAGGGACCAGTCATCTTGCTGGTTCTCCCTTTGGGTCCTGTGCTGAATCTTTCACATACCTTAAGGTGTACACTAAAGCATGCCTGAGGGTGAGCGGAGTTGCTGGGGGTGCTTAAGCCACTGACCAGGGAGGCATTTGGGGTGGGAAAAggcccccttctctccccagctGGAGCAGAAAACGCTAGCCCTAAAACCCCCTCTCCACCAGTGGTCCAGGTGGGACTGCGTCTTCAGCTCTCATCTCTCCCCTCTGGCTGCCCTTGGGTGGGGAGGGTCCCCTTGGAAGTTAACTGTGATGATGCTTTGGGGGACTGACCCCTGACCCTAGCCTCTACCACCCAACCACAGTTGTAAtcccttttctcccctcttttcACACACAGGTAACCTCCGTGGCTACAACCTGGCAACCCCAAACCTGACAGCTCCCAGCCTCACACCCCCGCAGCTGGCCACCCCAAATCTACAGCAGTTCTTTCCCCAGGCCACTCGGCAGTCCCTGCTGGGCCCTCCTCCTGTTGGGGTCCCCATAAACCCCTCGCAGCTCAACCTTTCAGGGCGGAACACCCAGAAACAGGCCCGGTTCTCCTCTACAACCCCCAGTCGCAAGGTGAGTGGTATCTGGACTGGAGCAGGCGAGGATGGGAATGGGAGAGGGTGTATCTGGGGAtcagcccagctctgccctctctGGCTCACATTGGCCTTTGGGCAGGTCATACCCCTCTTTgtacatcagtttcctcatctgtgaaatggggaagggggcaggagtTAGACTCGcttagtgtttcccaaactttaaaTATTCCTGAACCCCGATGTAATTTTTGCTATATCCAAACACCACCAGTACTATTATTTATTCCctttttaattactatttatattatttactaatatctctctctctttgaaaAAACTGATATGtgactgacatataacattgtattcatTTTAGGTGTATTCTAccaattttctttaaatcagcTCTGTCCAGTGGAAATAGTGTGAGCCatacatgtaatttaaaaatttctagtaaTCACagtaacaaagtaaaaagaaacaggtgaaattaattttactagcatattttattcaacttaatatatttaaaaaatgatttcaacctgtaatcaatataaaaaatgaacaCGGCATTTTACATtccggttttttttgttttttgtagtaaGTCTTTAAATTCCGGTGTATATTTTATGCTTACGTCTCAATTCGGCTTCCAACATTTCCAGGGCTCGAAAGCCAGGTACATGTGACTAGTAGCTACGGTCTGGGATAGCACAGCTTTAAATGAAGTAGCTGCTTCTCTGCTACATTTAgttaaaaaggaaacattataTCACTgtctgaaagttaaaaaaaaaaaaagctaaattaaTTGCCATAcatagaagtaaaagaaaagtgACTGGGGGTAAAGCAATGTTCTAAAATCCTCAACTCTACCCCGTTGCCAGCCGAAGGTTCTCAGCCTCTACAGGCCTTTCCCTGACAAAAGCAGGAAGCCTCAGAGAGATTTTCAAAGGGAATAATATCCTCCCTGAGCCTGTCCTGTCCCTGAACGTCCTGGCAGCTcctcacacacaccacactccTGAGAGCACCTGGCGGTGGAGGGCTGGAACACCCTCCTTTTCTGGCTGCTCTGGCGCCAGCCCACATCGGGAGGGGAGGCATTTCCCTCCAGAGGGGGGTCCAGGCGGCCTCTGACTTTACAGTCGGGCTTGTCCTAACACAGTCTGGCCTAGTGTTTACCTCCTTGGCCCCATTTTGCATATGGGAAAACCGAGGCAGTGGGGTGGAGGTTGCCCTGGACTGCACAGCTGTCACGACAGACCCAGAGTCCAGCCCTCCTGACTCACAGGCCAGTGCCCATGTCGTGCAGGGTGAGAGCTGGGTAGTTTCTGAAGTGTGTGGAGTCCTGATGTGGTGCATGTTTGCACTCAGCCCTGGTTCCTCGGGCTTAGTAGGAGGGAGGGAAGCTGCATGTGGATTCCTGAGGCTTCCTGGGGTGCCCTGGAACCATGTGGAGCTGTGTGTTCATTTCACAGATGTCTGTTAAGTCCTGCGGAGGACTCACTGGTGCAGAGATGGCATCTGGAGATGCTCTCCTGGAGAtcttgggctggggagggggtggtggtagtggtgagaCCTTAATGCAAATAATGCTCCAGCCAATGAATTATGACTATGAAAAATGCCACAGAAAGGAAGCCTGGGGCCCCTGGGGGCCTGTACTATGGGTTAGGAAGGCTTCCTGCAAGAAGTGCCTTTGAGGCTCTGGGAGAAGGCCTGGGgctttggggaaacagagagaaggccagtgtggacatagggagggggagggggagcgtgGGGAGAGCTGAGGCTGCAGGGCTGGGCATGGGGTACAGGCCAGATTGTGCAggggggtggggcgggtgggTAGTTTCAGGCTTGGGGTAAGGAAGGAGTCATCCAGGGCTACGGGAAATCACGGGAGGGTCGCAGCCTGACAGAGATGAGAGACATGATCAGGTTTGAGAAGGGTccctcaggaattccctggtggtccagtggttaggactctgcgctttcactgccgtggcctgggttccatccctggtccgggaactaagatcccgcaagccaagcAGCATgaccaacagaaaaagaaaagagagaaggatcCTTCTGGCTGCTTTGTGGAGAACAGGGTGGGGAATCAGGAGGCAGCACCGTGGACCACGTGAAGGCATTGCATCCCCCAAACCTGCATTTACTTAACCGTCAGGCAGCTAGATGGAACCCCCTGGACAGAATTCCTGGGGTGTTTAGGATCTTCTCTGGGGCCAGGCCCCGTCATCCTCTGGGGGACGTGTTTCAGCCGCTCTTGGGCAAGGGAGTATTTACTGGGGTGGGTGGCAGGTATCATAAATGGTTTCTGAAAGGAAGCAGGATTCTTCTTCTCAGACGATGCCTGTGGAGGACAAGTCAGACCCCCCAGAGGGGTCTGAGGAAGCCGCAGAGCCCCGAACAGACACACctgaaggtgagggagggaggttgCTGGCCCTTCAGAGGGGACGCGGGTTAGGGCAGTGGGGTGCAGGGGTGGTCATGGAGGCAGGGATCTtgcagggtgggggggggtgagCCCAGGCCCCATCTCCTGGAGCTCGTACGTGCTATATCCAGCACGGCAGTCATTCACCTGCCCTCCATTCCAGACCAAGAATCTCCCCACTGCCTAGATTGCATCACTAAGGAGAAACGCACTGCAGCACCTGAGCCTGAGTCTTGTGTGGCGTCTGAGCCACCAGCTAAAAGGTCAAAGAGGTAACTGATGCTGAAAACCTGCCTGGGGCTCAGGTACCCTGTACCCTGATTCCTGCAAAGGCAGAGGGTAGGGGGTTGGTGGGGTGAGATCCTTCAAGGAAAGGGCCTTGGTTTCTGGCTTGGAGGAATGTCAAACCTAATTCTTCACCTTACCTGGGAAGGCCCTCAGCCAGATGGACTCTGGCATCTTCACTGTGACTGAATCACCTGGAGGCAGGTGAGGTGGCCAGCTTGGAGGGGTGAAGACGTGAGCCTGGAACCTCAGAGAGTGGGCAGAGGGTAGGCAGGCTTACAGGACCTCGGATACATATTAGCAAGCTGTGGGAGGTGGGAGCAAGTGATCCAATTTATTTAGGTGCAACTGGGACCCAGAGAGCCGAGGGGGCTCGTCCAAATCCCTAGCTTTGTACGTGGCATAGCTAGGACTGGAGCCTAGGTCATGGCCTTTCTTGGGAGCCCCTGGGGCCAATTGAATTTGATCTTCTTTTGATCCTTCCTAGCTCAGAGGAGCCCACAGAGAAGGGGACCCCAGGGCAGCTGCAGGCAAAGGTCCAGCCACAGGCCCGGTTGATGGCACCAAAGCAGACACAGACAACCGAGCTGCTGCCTGAGCCACTGGAAGCTCGAGTGCTGCCACGATTTCAGCCACGAGTTCTGCAGATCCAAGCCCAGGTGCAGCCACAGACTCAGCCAGAGACTCAGCCACAGCTGCTACCGTTGAAGGCCCAGGTGCAGCCAAAGCTGCAGAAGCAGGCACAGACACAGACCTCTCCAGAGCACTTAGTACCGCAACAGGAGCATCTGCAGCTGCAGAAGGAGGCAGAGCCACAGAAACAGGTGCAGCCACAGGCACATTCACAGTCCCCGAGGCAGGTGCAGCCACTGCTGCAGAAGCAGGCACAGACGCAGACGTATCCACAGGTCCAGACGGAAGCGCAGCCGAGGGTCCAGCCGCTGGAGCTGCCACTGGAGCAACGTCCGGTGCAGTTGCCAGTGCAGCCACTGGAGCCAAACCAGAGACAGCCTCAGACGCAGCCACAGGTGTCGGTGCCGGCACTGGAGAAAGCCCCAGTTCCGGTTCACTCTGCAGTGCTGGAGACGCCGCCCGATACAGTGGAAGCTGGAGCAGGTAAGTGAGCAGTGGCTCCCAGCCGGCCTGGTGATGGGACAGCTCTGCCTGAACCCTTCAGTCCTACCTGGCACAGTCCAACCCTGACTGGGTGCCGCCTGGGACTGAGGGTTGGGCCTGGATCTAGGGTTCGGGGCCGTCTGCACTGGAGGCGTCAAGGTCCTGGATGTGGGCAGAGAAGGTGGCTCTTGGGCCTGGGTCCCTCAGGGCCCAGGTGGGAGATGGACCCTGGGGAAGCAGAGCACATCTGTCATTTCAGGCCTGGAGGAGGCCTCGCCGGAGCCAGTGGGCACCCAGGTTGGCCTGGAGGAGAGCCAGGAAGAGTTGACCAGTGGCCTGGATGTGGGAGAATGTgaagaaagagcaagagagaTGCTGGGGGTGGGTAGAGATGCTGATGAGGACCACATGGTGCACCCCTCAGCGCCCCCTCGGGTTTCCCGTCCTGTGAAATGTGACAGCAGCCCTCCACCTGGGTTCGTGGGCAGACCAGACTGGGTTTGACAGTGGTTCAGTGACAGTGGTTCAGCCTTCACATGCCTTTGCTCCGATGACCTGGAGGTACTTTTAGTGATAAGGGTCCCTCCCAGCCGGCTCACCCCGAAACTAGAGCCCCCAGAGCCCCCCACAGGTAACGTTGCTCCAGCGGAGGGAGCGCGCAGCTGGAAGCctgtgcctggggctggggcccagccctgcctcctggccaaaCCCCCTCCCTTCTTCATGTATCTCCATCTGTcatgtggggggtggggtgggtagacTTTTAGAGTGAGgcggacctgggtttgaatcctaactGTGGTGCTTCCTGGCTGAGCGAGCTTGGGCAATCACCTGACcactcggagcctcagtttccccacttgtaAAGTGGGCTGTCAGGACGGCTCCTAGATGTTTAGCATGGGGCTGGCCCACTGTAAGCGCCCAGCTGGTGGTAGCTCTGCTCCTGCTTCCGGTGTAGGTGTGGGGTGCTGGGGGCTCCCTGAAGGTCACCATCCTGCAGAGCAGCGACAGCCGGGCCTTTAGCACCGTACCCCTCACACCTGGGCCCTGGTCCGGCGACTCTACCTCTGCCACCCCTGCGGCGGCCAGCGTGCCCTCTAAGCAGGCCCTTCAGTTCTTCTGCTACATCTGCAAGGCCGGCTGCAGCAGCCAGCAGGTACCGCCCCCAGCGGGTGGGTGGGGAGGTCACGTGGGCGGGCGGAGGGTTTGGGGTCAGTATGTGATGCCTAGCCTGCCCTTCCCACGGCTGCCTCTGTGGCCACATGGGCCCTcaagccccacccccagcagctgtACATTTGCTCACAAAACATTTCCTGACCAGCCAAGGGGGCAGGATTTTAGAGTTGGGTGGACCTGGTTCAAATCAGCCCTGACTGGCCATGTGGGTTTCGGAAGGTGAATTCCACCCTTTGTGCCTCGGTTTCCGCATGTGTCAGAGGAGGAAACATTTAGAACCCgcctctagaaaaaaaaaatagaacccaCCTCACTGGCAAGTTCTGGGGATTCAGCGACTTGACACTGAAGTCATAAGCCCCAGGCCCGGCCCAGAGCGAGTCCAGCGTTAATAACAGCATCATACTTGTATGATTATTACTATCGCTACTGTTACCTTCGTCCCTCTGTGCCTCCCCTGAGCAGAGTCATGGGGACCTGGAATTTGATCAGACTGCTCCTCGCCTTGGAGGCGCTCAGTCTCCAGGGGGAGCAGAGGTTCTGGCTGGCGTGTACTCACTCCGTGCCTCCGTTCACCATCCTTCTCTGGCCCACACAGGGTTGTAAGAGAAACGGCCTCCCAGCGGAGGTGGGGTGAGCATGAAGCTAAGGTTGGAGGCCTCTTCCCCGGGCCGCACTCTTGCCCACCGTTCTGGGGCTCACTCCTCatgccctttcctccctctcgCCTGCCGCAGGAGTTCCAGGACCACATGTCGGGGGCCCAGCACCAGCAGCAGCTCGGAGAGATCCAGCACATGAGCCAAGCCTGCCTCCTGTCCCTGCTGCCTGTGCCCCGGGATGTCCTGGAGCGAGAGGACCAGTGAGTGGGGGATCTCAGAGCCGCTGCAGGGGGGGTAGGCGGCCTCGCAAGCCATCCCCGGCAGAAAGGGACCCTGAATCCACCATCTACAAGGTCTGCTTTTGGGTTAAGCGTTGCCCTCCCTGAGACACCTCGTCACACCActaactgtgtggccttggacctcagttttccttatctgtaaaatggcctCACGAGGGGTGTAATGCAGGAACTCACGAGCTAGACAGTCTCTTAAGGTTACATCCAGGCAGGAACAGTGTGACCATGTATGTGGGAGGGAAGTGGGTTGTGGGACACCCTGCTCCCCTGGCATATATGCTGACCCCAACCATGGGGGCCTGAAGGTCAGGATCTGCTCATCTTGTGGCTTGAGGTTAGAGCTTCCCTGGGTCACCCCCTTTCTTTGTCGTGGGGACTTGGCCCATCAGAAATgtcagccctcccagagtctgggaCTGGCTCTTGGGGTGCTCTGTGGGCAATCACTGAGGCCTGCAGGGGCTGGGAGGCATCATCAGTGAAAGAAACAGGATGGTGCTGGCTCGGGACGCCCTGCGGGATATGGGCTGTGTCTCACAGGACAGCTGCCACTCAGCTCCAGACCTCCTGGTTTTTCAGAGGCATCTAGAAACCTAGATTTGTATGTGAATCTCCCaatttcaaaatgttaacagctaGTTCAGAATTAAGACAAGATGAAACAAGTCCTGTGGAGGCCAAATCAGACCCTTTCAGAGGCTAGATAGGCCTTGGGTCAATGGTCGGGGACTGTGCCATGAGCATTTATAGAGGGTCACAGCTTGAAGCTCCCTGCATGGGGTGAGGGGACAGGAAGGGCCCTCGGGTAGCTTCAGCTTGCATCTCCTGCGTGACGGGAAGCACTCTCTCCAAAGGCTTCTGTGTCTCTGTTAGGCAGTTCTCACTAAGAGAAGAGCTTCCCTGTGGCTTTGTAGGATGTTCTCCAGCCTTAAGGCTCCCTTTGCTTGCTGACCTAGGAGTTATACTTAGGCCAAATCATCATAAAGACAGGAGAAAGGTGACTCACAGAGTTGCTCCTTGCAGAGTTAATGCAATGGTGAAAAAATTTAGTTGGAAATGATCTATTCAAAACTAGGGGATTAGTCAGATCAGTTTAAGTCTTATCCACTTGGTGGTAGAACTAATTCTAGGGAATTAGTTCTTGGTGGTAGAACTAATTCTAGGGAATTTCTGATAATGTGGAAACATATGTGTGATGCAGTGTCAAGTTAGAACAGGATCCAAAATAGCGTTTGCAGAATGAGTTTGATtatattcaatataaaaatagatcttgggcttccctggtagtgcagtggttaagaatctgcctgccaatgcaaggaacacaggtttgagccctggcctgggaagatcccacgtgccgcagagcaactaagcccgtgcgccacaactactgagcccacgtgccacagctactgaagcctgcgtgccta contains:
- the CIZ1 gene encoding cip1-interacting zinc finger protein isoform X6, with the protein product MFNQQQQQQLQQLQQQQLLQLQQLLQQSPPQAPLPMAVSRGLPQQQPQQQLLNLQGTNSASLLNGSVLQRALLLQQLQGLDQFAMPPATYDSAGLTMPTATLGNLRGYNLATPNLTAPSLTPPQLATPNLQQFFPQATRQSLLGPPPVGVPINPSQLNLSGRNTQKQARFSSTTPSRKDSSSQTMPVEDKSDPPEGSEEAAEPRTDTPEDQESPHCLDCITKEKRTAAPEPESCVASEPPAKRSKSSEEPTEKGTPGQLQAKVQPQARLMAPKQTQTTELLPEPLEARVLPRFQPRVLQIQAQVQPQTQPETQPQLLPLKAQVQPKLQKQAQTQTSPEHLVPQQEHLQLQKEAEPQKQVQTEAQPRVQPLELPLEQRPVQLPVQPLEPNQRQPQTQPQVSVPALEKAPVPVHSAVLETPPDTVEAGAGLEEASPEPVGTQVGLEESQEELTSGLDVGECEERAREMLGVWGAGGSLKVTILQSSDSRAFSTVPLTPGPWSGDSTSATPAAASVPSKQALQFFCYICKAGCSSQQEFQDHMSGAQHQQQLGEIQHMSQACLLSLLPVPRDVLEREDQEPPPRRWCNTCQLYYMGDLIQHRRTQDHKIAKQSLRPFCTVCNRYFKTPRKFVEHVKSQGHKDKAKELKMLEKEIASQDEDHFITVDAVGCFEGDEEEEEDDDDEEEIEVEEEFCKQVRSRDISIEEWKGSETYSPDTAYGVDFLVPVMGYICRICHKFYHSNSGAQLSHCKSLAHFENLQKYKKAKNPSPTTRPVSRRCAINARNALTALFTSGGRTPTQPSTQDTAKTPSKVTAQPAQHPLPRRSSRLKT
- the CIZ1 gene encoding cip1-interacting zinc finger protein isoform X5, with translation MFNQQQQQQLQQLQQQQLLQLQQLLQQSPPQAPLPMAVSRGLPQQQPQQQLLNLQGTNSASLLNGSVLQRALLLQQLQGLDQFAMPPATYDSAGLTMPTATLGNLRGYNLATPNLTAPSLTPPQLATPNLQQFFPQATRQSLLGPPPVGVPINPSQLNLSGRNTQKQARFSSTTPSRKTMPVEDKSDPPEGSEEAAEPRTDTPEDCITKEKRTAAPEPESCVASEPPAKRSKSSEEPTEKGTPGQLQAKVQPQARLMAPKQTQTTELLPEPLEARVLPRFQPRVLQIQAQVQPQTQPETQPQLLPLKAQVQPKLQKQAQTQTSPEHLVPQQEHLQLQKEAEPQKQVQPQAHSQSPRQVQPLLQKQAQTQTYPQVQTEAQPRVQPLELPLEQRPVQLPVQPLEPNQRQPQTQPQVSVPALEKAPVPVHSAVLETPPDTVEAGAGLEEASPEPVGTQVGLEESQEELTSGLDVGECEERAREMLGVWGAGGSLKVTILQSSDSRAFSTVPLTPGPWSGDSTSATPAAASVPSKQALQFFCYICKAGCSSQQEFQDHMSGAQHQQQLGEIQHMSQACLLSLLPVPRDVLEREDQEPPPRRWCNTCQLYYMGDLIQHRRTQDHKIAKQSLRPFCTVCNRYFKTPRKFVEHVKSQGHKDKAKELKMLEKEIASQDEDHFITVDAVGCFEGDEEEEEDDDDEEEIEVEEEFCKQVRSRDISIEEWKGSETYSPDTAYGVDFLVPVMGYICRICHKFYHSNSGAQLSHCKSLAHFENLQKYKKAKNPSPTTRPVSRRCAINARNALTALFTSGGRTPTQPSTQDTAKTPSKVTAQPAQHPLPRRSSRLKT
- the CIZ1 gene encoding cip1-interacting zinc finger protein isoform X7; amino-acid sequence: MPPATYDSAGLTMPTATLGNLRGYNLATPNLTAPSLTPPQLATPNLQQFFPQATRQSLLGPPPVGVPINPSQLNLSGRNTQKQARFSSTTPSRKDSSSQTMPVEDKSDPPEGSEEAAEPRTDTPEDQESPHCLDCITKEKRTAAPEPESCVASEPPAKRSKSSEEPTEKGTPGQLQAKVQPQARLMAPKQTQTTELLPEPLEARVLPRFQPRVLQIQAQVQPQTQPETQPQLLPLKAQVQPKLQKQAQTQTSPEHLVPQQEHLQLQKEAEPQKQVQPQAHSQSPRQVQPLLQKQAQTQTYPQVQTEAQPRVQPLELPLEQRPVQLPVQPLEPNQRQPQTQPQVSVPALEKAPVPVHSAVLETPPDTVEAGAGLEEASPEPVGTQVGLEESQEELTSGLDVGECEERAREMLGVWGAGGSLKVTILQSSDSRAFSTVPLTPGPWSGDSTSATPAAASVPSKQALQFFCYICKAGCSSQQEFQDHMSGAQHQQQLGEIQHMSQACLLSLLPVPRDVLEREDQEPPPRRWCNTCQLYYMGDLIQHRRTQDHKIAKQSLRPFCTVCNRYFKTPRKFVEHVKSQGHKDKAKELKMLEKEIASQDEDHFITVDAVGCFEGDEEEEEDDDDEEEIEVEEEFCKQVRSRDISIEEWKGSETYSPDTAYGVDFLVPVMGYICRICHKFYHSNSGAQLSHCKSLAHFENLQKYKKAKNPSPTTRPVSRRCAINARNALTALFTSGGRTPTQPSTQDTAKTPSKVTAQPAQHPLPRRSSRLKT